Proteins co-encoded in one Ignavibacteria bacterium genomic window:
- the dnaK gene encoding molecular chaperone DnaK encodes MGKCIGIDLGTTNSCVSIIEGGNAIVIPNSEGKRTTPSVVAFMDDGERKIGDPAKRQAVTNPKRTVSSIKRFMGQNYNSVINELKNCSYEVVNDGGLPKVKIDGRNFTPQEISAMILQKMKKTAEDYLGQTVTDAVITVPAYFNDSQRQATKEAGEIAGLKVQRIINEPTAAALAYGLDKDDKDRIVAVFDLGGGTFDISILELGGGVFEVKSTNGDTHLGGDDFDQMIIDYLAEEFYNECHVDLRKDPMALQRLKEAAEKAKIELSSSSQTEINLPYIIPIDGVPKHLVKTISRSEFEKLIDPLLSRLKEPCFKAIADSGYKVDQITEVILVGGSTRIPAVQEIVKSIFGKEPSKSVNPDESVSLGAAIQGGVLSGDVKDILLLDVTPLSLGIETMGGIMTKLIDSNTTIPTTKSEIFSTASDNQSTVEIHVLQGERQFAKDNKSLGKFNLDGIPPAPRGVPQIEVQFDIDSNGILSVKAKDKATGKEKSIRIEGSTNLKEEEIERMKKEAEAYAEIDRKEKEKVDTLNKADSMIFSTEKQMKEFGDKLTENDKSILKERVESLRTAYQSKNIELVNENMNKLNETWNEISTRLYQNHSTNTEQPKSDDNIQDADFEDVK; translated from the coding sequence ATGGGAAAATGTATTGGTATTGACCTAGGAACTACAAATAGTTGTGTTTCTATCATTGAAGGCGGTAACGCTATTGTTATTCCTAATTCAGAAGGTAAAAGAACTACACCATCAGTTGTAGCATTTATGGATGATGGTGAAAGAAAAATTGGAGATCCTGCTAAAAGACAGGCTGTTACAAATCCTAAAAGAACAGTATCATCTATTAAAAGATTTATGGGACAAAATTATAATTCTGTAATAAATGAATTAAAAAACTGTTCATATGAGGTTGTTAATGATGGTGGATTACCAAAAGTAAAAATTGATGGAAGAAATTTTACTCCACAAGAAATATCAGCTATGATTCTTCAAAAAATGAAGAAAACTGCTGAAGATTATCTTGGACAGACTGTTACAGATGCGGTTATTACTGTACCTGCTTATTTTAATGACTCACAAAGACAAGCAACAAAAGAGGCTGGTGAGATTGCAGGTTTAAAAGTTCAAAGAATTATTAATGAACCTACTGCAGCGGCTTTGGCTTATGGTCTTGATAAAGATGATAAAGATAGAATTGTTGCTGTATTTGACCTTGGTGGTGGAACATTTGATATTTCCATTCTCGAATTAGGTGGTGGAGTTTTTGAAGTAAAATCAACTAATGGTGATACACATCTTGGTGGTGATGATTTTGATCAAATGATTATAGATTATCTTGCAGAAGAATTTTATAATGAATGCCATGTTGACTTAAGAAAAGATCCAATGGCATTACAAAGATTAAAAGAAGCAGCAGAAAAAGCGAAAATCGAATTATCTTCTTCATCACAAACAGAAATTAATCTTCCTTATATTATTCCTATTGATGGTGTACCTAAACACCTTGTTAAAACAATTAGTAGATCCGAATTTGAAAAATTAATTGACCCTCTTTTATCTAGACTCAAAGAACCTTGTTTCAAAGCAATTGCAGATTCAGGTTATAAAGTAGACCAAATTACTGAAGTTATTTTAGTTGGTGGTTCAACAAGAATACCAGCCGTACAAGAAATTGTAAAAAGTATCTTCGGCAAAGAACCTTCAAAAAGTGTAAATCCTGATGAATCTGTAAGCTTAGGTGCAGCAATTCAAGGTGGTGTACTTTCAGGTGATGTTAAAGATATTCTTTTACTTGATGTTACACCTCTCTCATTAGGTATTGAAACTATGGGTGGTATTATGACAAAACTCATTGATTCTAATACTACTATACCTACAACAAAATCAGAAATATTTTCAACTGCATCTGATAATCAATCTACTGTTGAAATTCATGTTCTTCAAGGTGAAAGACAATTTGCAAAAGATAATAAATCATTAGGTAAATTTAATTTAGATGGTATTCCACCTGCACCAAGAGGTGTTCCTCAAATTGAAGTACAATTTGATATAGATTCAAATGGTATTTTGTCAGTAAAGGCAAAAGATAAAGCAACTGGTAAAGAAAAATCTATTCGAATTGAAGGTTCAACAAATCTAAAAGAAGAAGAAATTGAAAGAATGAAGAAAGAAGCAGAAGCTTATGCTGAAATTGATAGAAAAGAGAAAGAAAAAGTTGATACACTCAATAAAGCAGATTCTATGATTTTCTCTACTGAAAAGCAGATGAAAGAATTTGGTGATAAACTTACAGAAAATGATAAGTCTATTCTTAAAGAAAGAGTAGAATCTTTGAGAACCGCATACCAATCAAAAAATATTGAATTGGTTAATGAGAATATGAACAAATTAAATGAAACTTGGAATGAAATTTCTACAAGGTTGTATCAGAATCATTCAACTAACACAGAACAACCAAAATCAGATGATAACATTCAAGATGCTGATTTTGAAGATGTAAAATAA
- a CDS encoding ParB N-terminal domain-containing protein, whose product MELAIKLWNKEILPENLPPIKVQCDEKGIYWIKDGRHRYIALKMCGFTYVKAIVSYPKINK is encoded by the coding sequence ATGGAATTAGCCATAAAACTCTGGAATAAAGAAATACTACCTGAAAATTTACCACCTATTAAAGTCCAATGTGATGAAAAAGGTATTTATTGGATAAAAGACGGAAGACATAGATATATTGCTTTAAAAATGTGTGGTTTTACTTATGTAAAAGCTATTGTTTCATATCCTAAAATTAATAAATAA
- a CDS encoding ATP-dependent Clp protease adaptor ClpS: MTKEKLQDDLLLDDKISDKKQIVVYNDDVNTFDWVIQSLIEVCKHQPEQATQCAYIVHFNGKCDVKNGSFEELKPLCLELLNRKISAKIE, from the coding sequence ATGACAAAAGAAAAATTACAAGATGATTTATTGTTAGACGACAAAATTTCTGATAAAAAACAAATTGTTGTCTATAACGATGATGTAAATACTTTTGATTGGGTTATCCAAAGTCTTATTGAAGTTTGTAAACATCAACCAGAGCAAGCTACTCAGTGTGCTTATATTGTACATTTCAATGGAAAGTGTGATGTGAAAAACGGTTCATTCGAAGAATTGAAACCTCTTTGCCTTGAATTACTTAATAGAAAGATTTCAGCTAAAATTGAATAA
- a CDS encoding PCRF domain-containing protein, with product MKKTDRLISVFSGHDVKKFFSNEIGGHRFQRIPPTESKGRTHTSTVSVTVLDEKQDVVIKIDPNDVEVIYTRGTGNGGQHKNTTDSCVILRHISGVQVRIDGRNQHHNESEAWKELKRRLTEIERNKKNSEYSSKRKEQIGLGGRGEKRRTYNVKTGLVKDHITGKQTSLKKVLKGKIELLH from the coding sequence ATGAAAAAGACGGATCGGTTGATTTCTGTCTTTAGCGGTCATGATGTAAAAAAATTCTTTTCAAATGAAATAGGTGGACACCGATTTCAGCGCATTCCGCCTACAGAATCCAAAGGTAGAACACATACTTCTACAGTTTCAGTAACAGTTTTAGATGAAAAACAAGATGTAGTCATTAAGATTGATCCTAATGACGTTGAAGTTATTTATACAAGAGGTACTGGTAACGGTGGTCAACATAAGAATACCACAGACTCTTGTGTAATATTAAGACATATTTCTGGTGTTCAAGTAAGAATTGACGGTAGAAATCAACATCACAATGAATCAGAAGCTTGGAAAGAATTAAAAAGACGATTGACTGAAATAGAAAGAAACAAGAAGAATAGTGAGTATTCTTCAAAAAGAAAGGAACAAATTGGACTTGGTGGAAGAGGTGAAAAGAGAAGAACCTACAATGTTAAAACAGGTTTGGTTAAAGACCATATCACTGGTAAGCAAACAAGTCTTAAAAAGGTTCTAAAAGGTAAAATAGAATTATTACATTAA
- the trxA gene encoding thioredoxin: MIEHLTTETFKQKVFNYENNKEWKYNGSIPCVIDFYAEWCGPCKTVSPILEELAKEYDGKLVIYKINTEEQVELSQTFGIRSIPSLLFVPMNEQPQMAQGAMPKDSFKKVFKEILKVE, from the coding sequence ATGATTGAACATTTAACAACTGAAACCTTTAAACAAAAGGTATTTAATTACGAAAATAATAAAGAATGGAAGTATAATGGTTCTATACCTTGTGTAATAGATTTTTATGCGGAATGGTGCGGTCCTTGTAAAACAGTATCACCAATATTAGAAGAATTGGCAAAAGAATATGATGGTAAACTTGTTATTTATAAAATTAATACAGAAGAACAAGTAGAACTTTCACAAACTTTTGGTATCAGAAGCATACCATCTCTATTATTTGTACCGATGAATGAACAACCTCAAATGGCACAAGGCGCTATGCCAAAAGACTCATTCAAAAAAGTTTTTAAAGAAATTCTAAAAGTAGAATAA